The Chrysemys picta bellii isolate R12L10 chromosome 3, ASM1138683v2, whole genome shotgun sequence DNA window GCCAACAGACTCAACCTGGTGGGTAgctgaattctttttttaaattattttacttcCCACCCGAGTGTTGGGCAAGTCTACAAGACCCTATTTTTTAAACACAACATAATCCTGTTTTCTCCCAGTACTTTGCCCTTCTGTTGTTGATGGATTAAGTTACAGCTCACAAATCTTCAGATAATGCTAGCAGGGCGAACATCTCATTATGCTTTCAAGTAGTTATTTATATCTAAGGACATTTTCCGCAACTCAAAGTGCTCCCAGGTTAAACAACAAATAAAAAGTGTCTTTGTTATAATGTCACAGTTCAAAATGCTACAGAATAATAGTTGTGTGtcttcaagattttaaaaagcagccaaaatagcaagcaagcaaacaacaGATCACTCAGGGATCTGGCTTGGTGCATGTGagaacatatatatatttttttaaatcacttcagTCATTTAAAGTtacataaattatttttaaaaagactttctGGCTTAAGGCATTCTTTGTGAATCAGTAAAACATTATAAATTGattacattttaatgaaaattccTAGGCTACTGTTCTTAAATATTTAACTTAGCAAAGAAGTTGCTGGGTGTTCACACTGACatctttttttaattcaaaagttagtttgtttgcatttttttttaagagtggaATTTATGTGCCTGAATTGATCTGGAGATTAAGACCTTCCTATACAGTGACTTCCAAGCCATTAAGGTGTTTCTGGTCAATAATCTGTTCCGTTTTCTATGAAATACTGGAGCCATATGAGGTCAACATGAACTTAACAGCAGTGTGTCGTATACGTTCACCGAGATCTCAAGgacatatttattttataaaagaaaaacagcaaaCAACATTAAGGGCTGGTTGATTTTAGTTTTCATTTGGTCTGAAGTATCACCAAAGTCTGAAGTAAATTAATAAAAGGATTGCTGTGTCCTCATTTCAGATTCTTGGAGTGATCTCATGTAACTTTTACCAAAATTCAGTGGAGGTTTGACAATTTACCCTAGTTGATGGTTTGCCCCCTGTACCAGAGCTGTAGCCATTAAAGTGCAGCACTGGGAACCCCAGACAACTGTAGtctactcctggctctgtcaATGACTCACCAGGtgtcctttggcaagtcacttaacctctctgtttcAGTTTCCATAACTGTAAGTAAggattatttttcccaatgtatgCACCTTCCTTGTAGGAATGGTGTGAAGGTAAAGTCCCTAAGGTTTGCAAAAACAGTTTAAATACTTAGAGAGCTGTATAAAGTCTAAGAATTATTTAATCTTATTCTCTCCTCTAGTCATAAGGTTTTATAGGCTTCATTTTCTGTGCATCAAGAAAATCTGAGTACCTTCACTCTGATATTCtcacttttgttttgtcagaTACAACATGATACTCAtaggttttatattttaaaagcattacAGATAATGTTGACCATTGTATTCAGTTACCTATTTCATGAAGAATTCAGTAGATTTATTCTTTGTATTTTCCCTTTAATTTCATAtaatctgggggtgggggcaatttgttCACATATTAAAGCACCCACACATAAAGCCGACTAGTTGCAAGTACTTCTACTAAAGGACAAGCACCGAACCCCAAAAGTCGACAAAGGTTAATAGCACAACATTGTAGAGAGAATATAATAACCCATTAAGGGaagtaaaaaattaaaatgctgaagGGATAAACAACCTTgtagttttgattttaaaaaacagacttaATAGTAAAGGAAATAATATACTTCAGTTTGCTTTCATAAAGATGAAGTAGTGATACAATGCCAGAGTCTAACAATTCCAACAGTTCTGCAAGACAGGGTCCTTTTTAACAGTAAGTCAGTATTATTCAATGGAAATTCTCTTCAGGACAGGTAGAGTTTAATACTTTGTTATTCAGGTACTCTATTTTTGGAGAAGGCAGGGAAATGCTCTATGCACCTGGGTTTATGAGAGGAAGAGCTGAAATATACATAGGCTTGGAataaaatgtcagtaaacattgatttcactatACACCCACccactgatgaaaaaatatttccatctataataattaaaatgtacaAAGAGGAAAAGTAAGAAATGCTGCCTAAGACCatgttagagtttgatttaaggatatttattttgtatattttgacatgggatgttgacaatttgtgttccaatggttataaagctttaactttttgaatcaacatatgttattaaataattattgtctggcaCCCCtgcataatttcctgcaactgtgaaaatttaacttttaaaaaatgattaaacCCActattttgtgcaactgtgaaaatttaaaatcaataaaaatgcttaaaaataaacaatcgattaaaaaaataaaaagtgagttcttccaagcctaaatatacAAAAGGAAAGCCTGTTGAATGGCAAATAAAACTTAAGATGTTTTTATATGGTCCTTTTAATATTTAAGACTGTATAAGAAGAGGATAATATCTCAGAGTATTACGTTTTTATGTTCCAGATAATGTGGGGTGAACTTGTCAGGAGATAGTCATCTGTTTGAGACCTTGGAATATTGGTCTCCTGATTTAAAGTATAAATGGAGAGAAAACCCATCCTAACCAAAAGTAGTATAGCAACTCTGTATTTCCATCTCTGTTTCAATGTAGATCTTTTAAATGTGAGATGGATTAAATAATGCTAGAATGTAAAATAAACCACATTAAACAACTTACTCTTTCACTTCTTTGGAGCCAAAATCCAGGTATCTGTTGCTGATCCACTGAATCTCAAACCAGTCTCTGAAACCGTTGTTTCCACAGCATCTGAACTCAATTTGGAGCATGTCAATTGTCTTCTTCATAAAGCATCTTCCTGGGGTATCAGTATCCCTGTAGAACTTCATGCCATTCTTTAGCCCATATGCTAATGTTGTCTCCAGAGAGCCCCTCATGAGAAAGCAAATCAGagcaatgaaaaaaatgaagaagttaaaaaagaaacataACACCAGGTAAGGTTTCAGCAAAGGCTTCCACTTTGCAAATTTAGTTGGATCTAGAGAATCATAGCAAATTTTGCCAGCAAGAGCATTGAAGGCGCAAGATAATATACCCATCAATATCAAAGAATTGGGCACAAAATGGCTTTCAGAATTGTCCATCACTTCACTTCGCTTCCGGAGCTCAATTTTGAGGAACAATCCCATGCTAAAAACAATGATTCCTGCGAACACTGAAAACCAGTTCATGAGCCATAGTCCCTGAGCTAGTTTTACCCTTTTCTTCTGGTTGAATTTGACTTTTAGTAGTGCCATCTTTGTAATACTGGATATTGAAAGATTCCACGGTATTACTCCTTTTCTTGCCTGTGAGCAAATTTAGAACTATTCAGGCCTTTAAAAAGACTCTGCGTAGCATattttcaagtgatccatttTTCGGTCCTTCCATCTTGAGCTCCCTAACCTAGGACCCAAGCAAGCAAATAACAAAAGTTTCAACTTAACAATTGCACATTAATAGAGATAATTTGCAAATAGCACCTACACCTATTTCTGGTGGTCACTTCCAACCAAAAGAAAAACAGTCTCAAAATTTCAAACGAGTTGATCTGGATCTACAAGACGTCATTCTAATACCTTTAATCAGGTTGATCCAATTTAGAGAAATCTCTGCTAACAGATGAGCAGTGGAAATAATccctcattttattatttagtgGATTTGTGCCTTCATATGATAGGTTACATTGTACTAGAATGTCAAAGCCCAGAAATATAAAGAGATGCTTGTTACCAGATGAATATAGATCCAAAATAAAAAGCTGTATCAACAAAGAAAAGTATTTTGTATATGACAGTCTGAGTTACTTGTACCTACAGCTAGAAACACCATCCTAGTACATAGCCTTCTCTGTTCACCCTAGATGGCttacatgttttgttttgggagCAGTTAAGGACATCATTTTCAGTCACCTAAAAGTTTAAGCTTGTGGAAGCCCTGAAAGAAAGTAGACTATAACTAGCCCTCACAAGATAGAAAAAAGCACCATCAAATACACTCACTAAATAAAACAGCCTAAAATCCAGGGACATTTGTTTGAGGTGTGAGCAGTTTACTGTCTAATCGTGATGGGCCAAGGTGTGGGAGAAAGATTTGTCAAGAAGGCATGAAAAATAATTGCctttagtggagttacaccagggatgacttTGGTCAGATGATTAAGAAGGGAATCTCTGCTTCATCGTCACTAGTTAATACATAAGAGCTGTTATTTTAGTCCTTGAGACTCTCTACAGAGCATTTTAAGAAGTATACAGAATGGAATACAGAATCCAGGGAGTCTCACCCATTTTCATTTTGTGGACTAACTGTTCATACAGCGATTGAACAGAAAGGGAGGTGGCTCACAACAAGATATGCTTACATAACATccttgtggcaactacagcaCTTACTTACACCGAACAGCAGTAATGTATGTATGTAGTTTTAACTGCCTTGTATGCTATAAatagacttggcagaattcaacttttataatttcaatgcattttaagcatttttctatttttattaatttaaattttcacagctgtgggaaattatggggcattagacataagaacataagaacggctgtactgggtcagaccaaaggtccatccagcccagtatcctgtctaccgactgtggccaatgccaggtgccccagagggtgtgaacctaacaggtaatgatcaagtgatctctctcctgctgtcgatcaccaccctctgacaaacagaggctagggacaccattccttacccatcctgactaatagccattaatggacttaacctccatgaatttatccagttctcttttaaaccctgttatagtcctagccttcacaacctcctcaggcaaggaattccacaagttgactgtgcgctgtgtgaaaaacttcctttaatttgttttaaacccgctgcccattaatttcatttggtggcccctagttcttatattatgggaacaagtaaataacttttccttattcactttatccacatcactcatgattttatatacctctatcatattcccccaccttagtctcctcttttcagggccggtgctaccattaaggcaaactaggcggttgcctagggcgccaagtttTGGGGGCAtgaaaaagcggtgcccccaatttattttttacaattttatttttacctctgccccctccctgagcgcatggtagccactccacttctcccgccttccaggcttgcagcgccaatcagctgtttgccgccgcaagcctgggaggggaggagaattagagcgggggcggcgtgctcggggaggaggcggagcagaggtgagctggtgtggggagctgctgcacggctccccgggccaggggagtggggagctgccgcaggggtgcctcagggcgggggggggggagctgtcacagggctccccaccccagctcacctctgctacaccccctccccgagcacgccgtcgctgctccacttctcccgcctcccaggctttcggcacca harbors:
- the PRPH2 gene encoding peripherin-2, with the translated sequence MALLKVKFNQKKRVKLAQGLWLMNWFSVFAGIIVFSMGLFLKIELRKRSEVMDNSESHFVPNSLILMGILSCAFNALAGKICYDSLDPTKFAKWKPLLKPYLVLCFFFNFFIFFIALICFLMRGSLETTLAYGLKNGMKFYRDTDTPGRCFMKKTIDMLQIEFRCCGNNGFRDWFEIQWISNRYLDFGSKEVKDRIKSNVDGRYLVDGVPFSCCNPSSPRPCIQYQVTNNSAHYSYDYQTEELNLWNRGCREALLLYYSSMMSSMGGVVLFVWLFEVSVMVGLRLLQTALESVANPEDPECESEGWLLEQSLTDTFKSALESLKKIGKFNQVDAGAEGAEGEEGGKTPAITTVS